Within Sorangiineae bacterium MSr11367, the genomic segment GCGGATACCCACACGACCGTTGCCGGGGCTCCCTCGACCGGCGACGAGCTGTATGCATTCAGGCCGGGGTTCGGGGCCGTTGGGCATCATATCGCGTTGTTGCAGGGGCACGTGGTCACGCCGGTTCAACGGCTCCGCGAATCTCCGGCGCGATTGGCCGGCGACGTGCAAGTCCGTGACGTGGATGGGGACGGACTTCCCGAGCTCCTTTACGCGTTCGAGGGGAACACGGGGGTCGATGTCTTCTTCCCCAAAAAGATGATTCCGCCGGCGGCGCCATGCCCCGGTTCCGCGGCCCCCGCACCCGATCCGGCCGTGCGCGTACCGAGCGGCTACGCCGTTGGTCCGAAAGGGATTCTCGTCGAGGACCTCGACGGGGACGGCAAGCTCGACATTCTGATACACATTCAACGCGAAGCCCGCGCGGAGGGCGAATCGACGTCCAGCGTCGTCGTGGCCTATGGCACGGGCAAGGGAACATTTCACTCGTCTCCCGGCCTTCCCTCCGCCGGCGTCCCCGACGGACATACGTCGAACTTGAGCGCGGACTTGCTCGCGGGGCTGGGATCCACCCTTCCATTGGCCGCGGGGCAACTGACGAACTTTGGCCTCGAGTCGGACCCGTTTTGCGATTTCGTTTTGCCCGACAAAATCCTATTTCGAATCGACGCCGGGACGGGGCCGAGCTTGGTCGAGAAACGTTCGCGGCACACGTGGCAGGAGGCAAAAATCGACGATTTCGATCACGATGGCTCGCCCGATGTGGTGGCCCGCTCGAACGGAGCGCTCGTGTTCTACCACGGGACGGGAAAGCCCATGGTGATGAGTCGCTCCGAACACGCCGTGAGCAACATCACGGGGATGATCGTCGGCGATTTCGACGGCGACCTGCGCCCGGATGCCGCATGTTCCGTTTCGGGCGGGAACGGTTCGGAACTTCGGATCCTGTACGACCTGGGGCACCCCGAAGATGCGCGCACCGAAAAGGATGACGAGTTCGTGCGCACCGGGCATTTTTCGAGCATCGAGCGAATGGCCTCCGGCTATTTTGCCATGGCGGAACCTTCTCAGCCCGGCACCGCCGACGGGCTCGCGGACATCGTCGTGGTGGGACGGGCGAGTGACCCCGATGCGCGGTACCTTTCGCTGCTCCAAGGGTCGGGATCACGAAGGATGCTTTCTCCGCTCGAGCTCGATCGTCTCATCGAAAGGAAGAACGGCGGGCAGGATGGCGGGGTCGAATCGCTGGCGCTGGCCGTGGGGAAGTTCCATGACCCGGACCATCCGAGCATCGCGGCGCTGGGGCGGTCCGCGGGAAAGCCGCCAGCCTACGGCCTCTGGCAACTCCTTCTGACCCGCGATGCGCAGGTCGTTCCGGGGGCGACGACGCACGATCCATTGCCGAAGCAACTATTGACGTACCCCGCGCGGCTGCAGTGGGACAAGGCCTCGCTGGCCGCGCTGGACCTCGACCCGGATTCCGTGCCGCCGCTCGACGAGCTCGTGCTCGCCGTCCCTCCGGCCGCGGGTCCCGAGCCGGCGAAGGGAGCCCTCGTCGTCGCGAAGTTCCGCGAGGGCACGTGGATCGTCGAATCCATTCGCCCGCTCGGGGAAATGTTCGATCCAGGGCTGCCGTGGAAGGTGCAAGCCGTCGACATCGACGGCGATGGCCACAAGGACCTGGTCGCGCTGTTCCAAGACGGAAAGGAGGGGGACGGACGCACGCGTGTGAAGCTCGATGTCTACTTCAACGACCGAACTGGGACGCTGAAGGAGCCCGTGACCATCTCCGTGCCGGATCAAGACATCGTCGATGGTGCATGGCTCCATGCGGACCCGAATTCGACGGAGAGGGACAAGCGGGACATCGTCGTTCTG encodes:
- a CDS encoding VCBS repeat-containing protein, whose product is MAFRDYLDVADVDGDGRKELVATSSSLTQVFAWNDRRAFSPNEALFKPLSRIPNWNPSLDSVRPVVTSLLGQGGDALLFSAGQISVWLADAVSHTLEAVQYPSVMFEHAEGLHVVFADTHTTVAGAPSTGDELYAFRPGFGAVGHHIALLQGHVVTPVQRLRESPARLAGDVQVRDVDGDGLPELLYAFEGNTGVDVFFPKKMIPPAAPCPGSAAPAPDPAVRVPSGYAVGPKGILVEDLDGDGKLDILIHIQREARAEGESTSSVVVAYGTGKGTFHSSPGLPSAGVPDGHTSNLSADLLAGLGSTLPLAAGQLTNFGLESDPFCDFVLPDKILFRIDAGTGPSLVEKRSRHTWQEAKIDDFDHDGSPDVVARSNGALVFYHGTGKPMVMSRSEHAVSNITGMIVGDFDGDLRPDAACSVSGGNGSELRILYDLGHPEDARTEKDDEFVRTGHFSSIERMASGYFAMAEPSQPGTADGLADIVVVGRASDPDARYLSLLQGSGSRRMLSPLELDRLIERKNGGQDGGVESLALAVGKFHDPDHPSIAALGRSAGKPPAYGLWQLLLTRDAQVVPGATTHDPLPKQLLTYPARLQWDKASLAALDLDPDSVPPLDELVLAVPPAAGPEPAKGALVVAKFREGTWIVESIRPLGEMFDPGLPWKVQAVDIDGDGHKDLVALFQDGKEGDGRTRVKLDVYFNDRTGTLKEPVTISVPDQDIVDGAWLHADPNSTERDKRDIVVLTRPSDDRDAEADVFLLTTDTTNKAFAPARSLLVSSSALALRPITARSSRSFRGSIAAGDIDGDGVDDIVYSIGNSATLLKGTPSLSDTPRRER